The Iamia majanohamensis genome window below encodes:
- a CDS encoding ABC transporter substrate-binding protein has protein sequence MRRSRNRALLAILAALVLLFGACSSRDDDSASSGGDGGGGEDGAEVEGIDTSECASDPTAEIEGDTIKIVSSYPQSGLTAAFAEIARGWTAYFEKVNAEGGVTIGDRTFQLEYEDLDDEYNPQQTASNIEELVGTDGEGAFAVFSVVGTANNINIRDFLGDLCVPDLFAATGSVAWGNPDYPWLTGSTLSPYSLESQAFVQYLEENQPGAKVGMLRQADEFGETYEESFRNAIEGTDIELVEVQEYPVGSDEVSSQVTALAGSGADAFFNGGTLLACPSALTAQQQEGWDVPTWVSGTCISKTLTGIAGAAADGVISMTNLKDPQNPKYDDDPDMVEFQEVVAEYASDFKGRELDPENAIIGYGYTQAELFVMAMEEAEAPTRLAIMDSVRNMEDVSTGLMLDGVSVTNGPEDNFLGETVQLVQYDAAEVHFDEIGELIDFEGQTAELTPEELING, from the coding sequence ATGAGACGATCCCGCAACCGGGCCCTGCTCGCGATCCTGGCCGCGCTGGTCCTGCTCTTCGGCGCCTGCAGCAGTCGGGACGACGACTCCGCCAGCAGCGGCGGCGACGGCGGCGGGGGCGAGGACGGCGCCGAGGTCGAGGGCATCGACACCTCCGAGTGCGCCTCGGACCCGACCGCCGAGATCGAGGGCGACACCATCAAGATCGTGTCCTCCTACCCCCAGTCCGGGCTCACCGCGGCCTTCGCCGAGATCGCCCGGGGCTGGACGGCGTACTTCGAGAAGGTCAACGCCGAGGGCGGCGTGACCATCGGGGACCGCACCTTCCAGCTCGAGTACGAGGACCTCGACGACGAGTACAACCCGCAGCAGACGGCCTCGAACATCGAGGAGCTTGTCGGCACCGACGGCGAGGGCGCCTTCGCCGTCTTCAGCGTCGTGGGCACCGCCAACAACATCAACATCCGCGACTTCCTCGGCGACCTCTGCGTCCCCGACCTGTTCGCGGCGACCGGCTCGGTGGCGTGGGGCAACCCCGACTACCCGTGGCTCACGGGCTCGACCCTGTCGCCCTACAGCCTCGAGTCCCAGGCCTTCGTCCAGTACCTGGAGGAGAACCAGCCCGGCGCCAAGGTCGGCATGCTCCGCCAGGCCGACGAGTTCGGCGAGACCTACGAGGAGAGCTTCCGCAACGCCATCGAGGGCACCGACATCGAGCTGGTCGAGGTCCAGGAGTACCCCGTCGGCTCCGACGAGGTGAGCTCCCAGGTCACGGCGCTGGCCGGCAGCGGGGCCGACGCCTTCTTCAACGGCGGCACCCTTCTGGCCTGCCCCAGCGCCCTCACCGCGCAGCAGCAGGAGGGCTGGGACGTCCCCACGTGGGTCTCGGGCACCTGCATCTCCAAGACCCTCACCGGCATCGCCGGGGCCGCGGCCGACGGGGTGATCAGCATGACCAACCTCAAGGACCCGCAGAACCCCAAGTACGACGACGACCCGGACATGGTCGAGTTCCAGGAGGTCGTGGCCGAGTACGCCTCGGACTTCAAGGGCCGTGAGCTCGACCCGGAGAACGCCATCATCGGCTACGGCTACACCCAGGCCGAGCTGTTCGTGATGGCCATGGAGGAGGCCGAGGCCCCGACCCGGCTGGCCATCATGGACAGCGTCCGCAACATGGAGGACGTCAGCACCGGGCTCATGCTCGACGGCGTCTCGGTGACCAACGGCCCCGAGGACAACTTCCTCGGCGAGACCGTGCAGCTGGTCCAGTACGACGCGGCCGAGGTCCACTTCGACGAGATCGGCGAGCTGATCGACTTCGAGGGCCAGACCGCCGAGCTCACCCCCGAGGAGCTCATCAACGGCTAG